The window agtttacGTAGTTCCTGCCGTTCACATTTTAACCTCATGCGGGCCAGGAGTATCCATTGGTTTACCACCTTAGACTTGGTGGAGTGTTTCAGTAGTTTAACAACATACTACACTATTGGTGGTTGCCAtccacagttttagctcatgcgGGCCAGGAGCATCCCGTGGTTTCGATTACGTATAGTACCTTTTTAGGTACTTGCCTTTGATGGGGCCAACCCTTAACCCGTCTTCAGCAACCAACTTGTATGAGCCATTTGTATATACTTCTCGAACAACATAGGGCCCATCCCACTTAGAAATAAACTTTCTTTGACCGCCATGAGTGAGAATGATCGGTCTCCGAACGGCGAGTACTAAATCTCCAATCTGGAAAGAGCGTGGCCGGACATGTTTATTAAATGCTTTTGAAAGGCGGGCTTGATAACACTCAATCCATTGCTGGGTTTCCAATCTCTTTTCGTCGAGTGCTTCTAACTCCTCGAGGCGAAGACGGACATTATCTTCTTCACTGAGCCCTTCTTGAATCGCAATTCTTAGCGAAGGTATTTGACACTCAAGTGGAAGAACAGCTTCAACACCATAAACAAGCGCGTATGGGGTCGCTTGCGTGGGAGTTCGAAAAGTAGTTCGGTATGCTCAAAGTGCTTCTCCAATTCGAAGATGCCAATCCCTTCTCGATTTATTCACGACTTTCTTCAACAGATTACATAAGGTCTTGTTGAATGCTTCAACGAGTCCATTTGCAGCAGCGTAGTACATGGACAAATTGTattgtttgaaatgaaacttCTCGCAAAGTTTGTTCATTGCTACATTGCAAAAAGGCTTACCATTATCGGTAATGATATAACGCGGGACTCCATACCGATAAATGATGTGCAATCGAATGAAATCCACTACATTCTCCTTTTTGACCTCTCTTAGAGGAATCGCTTCAGCCCACTTTGAAAAGTAATCCGTCGCCGCCAAAATAAAAACATGTCCGCCAGAAGACTTTGGAAGTGGTCCAACTATATCCAAACCCCAAGCATCGAACGGCCAAGAAACCACAGTTGGGTGCAATGGTTCAGGGGGCTGATGGATGAAATTGCCATGAAATTGACATGCTTGACATCTTCTAGCAAAATCAATGCAATCCTTTACCATTGTTGGTCAGTAGTATCCCATTCTTTTAATATGAAAGTGTAATTTCGGGTCAGACTGGTGAGCACCGCATATCCCAGAGTGAGCCTCCTCCATTGCTTGCAtggcctcatcttctccaagatATCGTAGAAACACCCCATCGAATGACCTTCGGTAAAGCGTCCCTTTGTAGTAAATGAAACGTAGTGCTCGACGACGTATATCAACCCTTTTCTTAGGATCTCCTGGTAACTTGCCATGATTAAGATAATCAATGATGAGGTGACGCCAATCTTCCTTTTCGATCTCAtggacaaaaatatgataagtATTTTTTTCTTCACTATCATTACCTTCATCAAACATCGGAGGTATGACCCAATTTTGACATATTGAAATCTGATTTCGATGAGAAGGTAGAGTGATCATGGACGCCACCCTTGCCAAAGAATCAGCTTGTTGGTTGAAATTTCTAGGGATATGTTCTATAGTGACATTACCTAAATATCCCATGAGTTGCCTTGCATACTTGTAATATGGGATCAATTCAGGTTTCTTGACATCATAAACACCAAGGAGTTGATTTACCACCAATTTTGAATCACCGTAGACTCTAAGATGCAACTGCTTCATGTCTACAGCCGTTTCAAGACCGAGAATCAACGCCTGATATTCAGCCACATTGTTGGAATACCGGCGTGTTAAAGTGAAAGTGTATGGCAATATATCTGCTTCAGGAGTATAAAAGACAACTCCCGCACCAGCTCCATCACGGTGGGCAGCTCCATCGAAATACATTGACCACGGCAATTCGACCATAAACACTTCTTCATCGGGAAGTTCATCAGTCAACTCCCACTCGGCAGGTAGGGGATGATCGGCTAAAAAGTCTGCCAATATTTGTCCTTTGATAGCCTTCGCAGGTACGTACATAATTTTGAATTGTTGAAACTGGAGGTACCATCTCGTGAGCCGATCAGACAGTACAGGTTTTGCCATCACATATTTAATGGGATTCGACTTAGATATGAGTCGAATAGTGTGTGcttgaaaataatgttttaactTCTGAATGACAAATATGAGTGCCAAACACAACTTCTCGATGGGTGAGTAATTCAACTCATTAGGTGTCATCATCCGGCTCAAGTAATACAGCGCATTCTCCTTGccttcatcattttcttgagcaagtaGGGCCCCAACCGACCGTTCTTGAGCGGAAATATAAAGAATCAATGGTTTTCCTGGGATGGGTACAGCCAACACTGGAGGATTCATGAGGTACATTTTGATGCTTGTAAAGGCATTCCTACACGATTCATCCTACTCGAAGGGCACCCCTTTCTTCATCAGTCGACTGAAGGGTTGGCATCGTCCGGCCAAATTAGAGATAAACCTCCGGATATATGCCAACTTCCCTTGAAGGCTCTTCAATTCATGAATATTTCGCGGTTCAGGCATGTTCACAATGGCATCAATTTTAGATCGATCGACTTCTATTCCCCGCTGATGAACGATGAAACCAAGAAATTTGCCAGAAGTGACTCCGAATGCCCACTTCAAAGGATTCATCTTTAATTGGTATCTCCGAAGGCGTTGGAAAACTCTTCGAAGGTCTTGAATATGATCCCCTcgcttctttgatttcaccacaAGGTCATCAACGTAGCACTCCACATTTCTATGGAGCATATCATCAAATATTCTTTGCATTGCCATTTGATATGTCGCTCCAGCATTTTTCAAGCCAAACGGCATTACTTTATAGCAATAAATTCCCTTGGGGGTGCGGAAGGCAGTTAGATCCTCATCCTCGGGCGCCATATGTATTTGATTGTAGCCAGACGATCCATCGAGGAAAGATAGTGCTTCATGCCCGGTTGTAGCATCTACCGTCAATTCTGTGATGGGgagaggaaaatcatctttgggGCAAGACTCGTTTAAGTCTCGAAAGTCAACACAAACTCGAATTTGCCCATTCTTCTTCCTTACAGGGACGATGCTTGAAATCCATGTTGGATATTTTACTTCTCGTATGAATCCGGCTTCAATCAATCGATTTATCTCATTTTCTATCAGAGGAATCAATTCGGGCCGAAAGCGCCTTTGCGTTTGCTTGACAGGTTTTGTTCCTCGCTTGACGGACAAATTATGAACGGCGACCATTGGATCCAAACCAGGCATTTCTGAGTAATTCCAGGCAAAGACGTCCCTGAACTCGAGCAGCAAATCAACatactctttttcttcttcagggGTCATACAAGAGCTTATGTAAATTGGGCGAGGATCGTCGCTTGTGCCAAGGTTAATCTCTTTTAGCTCATCGACCGTATTTTTTACCCCTTGTTCAAGTTCAGCGGGAGCGTCATCtgcgtcttcttcttcttcttcaagatCACTGATCGTAATATGGTGACAGGAAGCCATACTTTCTTGACCCTGTTCTTCAAAAATGGTTTCAattcttacattgaataagtctCCATAGTGCATGAAGAAATTGGAGACTCGCTTTCTTGGTCtgtttttctttattggagtaaGACTTTCTTCCCTGGCAACTTGGTACTCTTGTTCCTTACTGCCTAATCTCTCATAGACGGGCGACTTCAGATTTTTCGGCTGCGGGCCAAGTCTGTCAAACACAGAAGTACGTTTTGACTTATTTCCCAATCGGTCGAACACAGATCTCTTTCGGCTTGTGACCTCCATTTCTTCATTCACATAGTTACAACTCGCTCTTTTGATCATTATACGAACAGGAGAGGGCGGTTGATAACCAAGACCCATCGATGAACTTTCAACATTATAGCCCTtttctttcaacattttctgCGTAGGTGTCAATCCGTGAGTCCTCTCGCCAGTCACTTCAGGAGGGAGTTTGCCCAATGTATTCTTCTCATTTGGGTTATAACCCGCCTTAGCAAGAAGTCTATAGGCATTTGGATTAAAACCTTCTTGAGTCCGATTAGTTGGTAGCGAGTAATGTTTCACTGCCGGTTCTTCTTTGGGACGAACAAACCCTTGCAAGCTCACCTTCTCAATTTTAACAGGCTCTATCTTGGTGAGCGGAACATTTAATGTGTCATTTCTGATAAAAGAAGACTGACCTTCTTCTCTCTTTGATCTTGGAGTATACCGCAAAATGGGTACTTTGGAATCTTGACTTTCTTCCCTTACtgattcctttctttttgcttctttgtGAAGATAAAATTTGGCATCGGCAAAGTGAGTTTCGGCTTCCGTGAAAGGTTTGTCATCGGCAGTAACTTTCTTAACAATACCGTCTCGACAATATTTGAAACATTGATGCAGAGTAGAtggtataatttcattctcgTGAATCCAGGGCCTTCCTAAAAGCATGTTATAAGAGGTTTTGGCTTCAATAATATGAAATAACGCACTTGAAGACAGCTCACCAATGAGCAATTCAAGCCTTATGAGGCCAATTGCTCTTTGCCCCCTTGATTAAATCCTTGGATCATGAGGCGGCTCTGGGAGAGTTCATCACTTGAGATTCCTAACTCTTTCACAGCACGTACGGACATGATATTGACAGCAGATCCCCCATCAATGAGTACCCGACTCATCTTTTGTTCTCGAACATATGCACTAACAAACAAAGGTCGATTGTGGGTCTTGAACTCAACAGttaaatcatcatcatcaaaaaTGATGGTCGCTGCACAATCCACCGGTGGTTTATCGTCGACTTTGagttttttctcaaattcagtGCCAATTTGTGTGACTTGAGGATTTTCGGCTTTGACGACATTACAAGAAGTGAAATCATCGGTATCGTCACTTAAATACCCCTTGGGTATAAATTCTCTCAGTGTCACGGGCTGCCGAGCCTGCTGAAAATCTGAAGGAATTGGTTTTATGGCCACTctcttttgtttccttgttgcaTTTTGTCGTTTCATCGTTACTTTTGGCTTTGTCGAATGGATGCTTTTCGAAAAGATGTACTTCTTTATTCTTGGCTTGCAAGTTCTCTTTCGAGTGACTAAAGTCCATCCTTCATTATCATCTTTGACAACATCTTCAATTGACGATTTTTCAAACTCCGTTTGTACAGACAGAGCACTGCTTGATGTGGGTAGAACTTCTATCGGGCAACACACAGATCCAAACATTATTGTTGTTTGGTTTGCCGATGCTTTATCCTCCTCAAGAAGGATTTTTCCTTGACAGGCCAATTCCATAATTTTATCTTTAAAGACAAAGCATTTAGTGAGAGGGTGGCCAATCAAGCGATGATAACAGCAATAATTTGAATCATTGACTTGACCAACTTCCTCTGGGCGCTTCATGTCGGGAAGTTCAAGGAGTTTCTCCTTGAAAAGATCATCAAACATTCCTTGTAAATCGGATTCGAGGAAGGGGTACTCCTTCTCTTGCATTTCTTTTAGAGTAGGTCTTCTTACCGACCTATTTTGAGGAGAGTCTACTCTTTCGGTGACTTTTCGACTTACTTTGGTAGCAATCTTCATGGGAGCTGTATTTATTGCCATGGACTCCTTATTATTGAATCTTGAAGGAGGCTTGCccccttttctattttcttgtcTTTCATTGTTTTGCCAAGGTGGCTGTACTCGCGGAATTTGAATAGGAAACCCATCAGTTGCATTGGCCGTGATGCTTAACTCCATATCATGAGCACGAGTAGCTAATTCTTCAAATGTGTTTGGGCGTATACCCTGCAAAATGTAACTTAGGCTCCAATGCATTCCTCGAATGCACATTTCTATGGCAGAGGGTTCAGACAGCCTATCCTTGCAGTTGAGACTCAGACTTCTCCACCTATCAATGTAGTTGACCACAGGTTCATCCTTCCATTGACGAGTGTTAGTCAACTCCAGCATACTGACGGTTCTTCTAGTGCTATAGAAGCGATTCAAGAACTCTTGTTCCAACTGTTCCCAACTGTCGATGGACCCCGGAGTGAGATCAGTGTACCAATCAAACATGTTGCCCTTCAAGGATCGGACGAACTGTTTGACTAGCAGGTCACCATAGGTTCCAGCGTTATTGCAGGTTTCGACAAAATGAGCCACATGTTGTTTTGGACTGCCTTTCCCATCGAACTGTTGAAACTTAGGCGGTTGATATCCAGCAGGCATTGCTAGATTGTCAATTCTAGCAGTGTAGGGTTTGGAGTAGGTGAAACTCGATCTTGAACTACCCCCATTTTTGTCCTTGATCACGCCttcaacaagttccttcaacTGTTCTACGGGGATAGTTCCCTCGGCGGTCACGTGTACTTCTTTCACCTTGTCTTTACCTTTAGATGAGAGATTTTCACGCTCTTGGTTCTCCTTAGAATTCATATGGCTTCCCTCAGGAGCGCGGTCCTTTTGGGTGAGCAGTTGAGCGATAAGAGCATCTTGGTCCTTGATGTGTTTCATCATGGTTTCCATCATCTTGGACATGTTCGAAACTTGTTCTTCGAGACTCAAAGTATTTGTCATCATGGCAGTAATTGCAGCAGAATCTTCAATACAAAATCTTGAATGAAGAGTTTCGTGCGAAGAGGCTGATCCAGTGCTTGATGAATCATCGTCATGCTTATAAAATTTGGGCTCGAATCCAATTTCGAGCATGGCAAGAGCCTTCTCAATCGAGGTGAAAACGTCTTGGACCCCCATCGATGAGGAATAGCTCATTTGTGATGTTGGCCCGAAGACGGGAGTTGGCGCTGAGGGTTCCATGCTACTTTGGGTGAAGGCCCTCGTCATACTCCTTGTCACGGGACCAATAGTGCGGATATTGGTGGCAACGTGTGCAGCTTCCTGAACAGGCTCAACATCAgtagccttggaacgtgcaatcATGATTTTGTTGCTCTTTGGTGCCATTGGTGATAGTTGAATATTCGAGAAGAAGAGATGGAAGGCAGAGATGGTCCCACTGGGCGTGCCAAAAATTTGTACGCGACAAATTTTTCAAGTCTGTAAaacgacaagaaaaagaaatacacgacaaatatgtACTATATAAACTTAAAAAATATGTAGGTACAATCTCTGGAAGTTTCTCGAACTTATGGAGAGCTTCCTtcgattcttctcctcgaacaccaatccaagggcttcgcagcttgttcttggatccaCCACCGGTTCCTTCAAATCTTAATATGGAAGACTTGAAGGGCTTGAAAATATTTAGAGGCTCAAGCCTTGATATGCGGAAGACTTGGAGAACTTGAAGATCCAACCCTTCGTAGCTTGAAGCTTTGATACTTGAGTGTATGAGATGCTTCTTGATATCTCTGTGTATCTGTGTGTGTGTccttgatttggttgagagacctctatttatagttgTAGCAAGAGGTGGAGGTTGAGATCATGTACACCACTCTACTTGCCTTGCAAGACGTATagtcatattaggactgtgccagttaaatattatctctttattaataaagagataaataattTCTCGATTGGCCAGGCTTGTGGGGACACGTGACGTGGCGCCGTTTGACTGGCCAGGCTATTGCAGTATCTAAGAGATATACTTGGATTAAATGactctaaatattatccctttaataagaaataaatatttagatatttatccaatGGACATGTGACATGATATGATCTAGTTGGTGGAGATATCCCtgcaatttgaattgatttggaacacctcgccttgacacgtggcaaaacgtaattggccatttaataaccaatttttccaagtgtaaatgccatatggcaatatccgattggacaaaaatattttatagaccaatggtaatttttagaatttaattaaaattccgTTGTCTACAGtgttaataataagtgagtgaatcaTAAGTGAAAACACTAGTACGCGCGAGTTAGggaaaaacggctcgaaccAATGTGCACTGTTTGCTACCGATTGattgcaccacttgaacactactttattaccttaatctccttacttttatttcagaACAATCAACCCTAAATATCTCCTCCAAACAGCCaaaattttggactaaaaaaacaagagagaaaagaaaattttgatcaccaatcaaagtgtgacacttgttggAAATTTAGTAAACTTTGACTAAGctaatttcctttcttcttatcaCCAaaattggcttcattttttcttcaattctgtcTTGTTGGCCATGAGTGAGAGGAGAGAAAAATAAGAGAGGAAAGCTAACAacttcaaccttgaatccatcttgtttgagtgaaatctcaaaaactaaaccgattaaacttaccttttgGTGTTTGGCAAGCTTGGTGTggtggaatttttggaagagagTGGTTTGGTTTTCATTAGCAAGCagcttttggaaggtataaacCTTGAACTTCATGTTCCCTTGCTTAATCTTGTTAATTTGGTATAGAATTTTCTACTCTTGGATTGCTATGGCTAAATATTGAGTTTTGGAATGATATAGtggaatgtttagctagggtttacatttttcagccttgattatggttggTTACCAAGTAATTGATGGTATTGAGCTATGATGTTGTAGAGTAGAAGTGAAGTTCCAGCATTGATAGTGGAATCTACCCTGTTTTTGTACTGCATGTTCGTCCATGAGAAAGGCCAAATCAggtcttgctcaaaacatgaaagttgtagggaatggagttaactatctacctacaaaatttcatctcaatcggagcactgcatctagtgaaattactaaaataccctgactgcccaaaTGCCCAGTTTAATAGACAGTTTTCCGTTTTCtctgaaatttcaatttttgaccttgaaaatgcaagaattgggtgttgatgtcttcataggaaatgtaggtctctatcttagctttgaaacgccataaaatttaccccaatATCATAAGCATAGCATCAGTTCTGATAAAAAAGTTGGAAGATGTCAAACCTATTACTTAGCCATTTGTCCTTAAAActggtttccagctttgtttttgatggttgcattgatagaattgccttgtgtgtgaggacccgaaaattttcttagtttttgtcaaatattactggtttatttaaatagttattcactccttttctccgaattatttaattcgactatttaaaatccatttatatgaaaaaatgcctctcttatgtttttaaagtgttttgttagaaaatatacttttcgaaaactcgacTCATgcgaggacttgtaaaattttctattttaaactcctattactagctcatttaaatatttatttggccGTTTATTTCGAATATATTATTTCAACTCTTTTATACTCAATTATATAGAATTATGGCTCacatgtattttttttaaaataacttgattccaaaatctaattttggaagctcgttaagtgagaatagtgaatgcgcgtttggagacaataaccGATTTGAGAGTACTATGAGCtttgaaaattggagacttgtacattagtcttaaaatagatatttttatgtttaagtgttcaagtgttagttagctatactatcgttataagaatttcttgaaaattccactttatcgcgcGCAAATTGGCAGTATGCATTTTACGCgcgtgatttaattgagggaccttAAACCATTATTTTAGACCATTaaaagtgaataataatagtatgaatagaagtgcattagaagtttagtgcacaagtgaaacaaactcgagaggaatcgagcacgaaacgcgtgCCGGAAGAGAGTTGACTTCTGAACTAATttgagccacacattttagcttctcttggaagcttcattttgaTCAAACTCTCCCTCTCACTTCACTCCTAGACAGCCAGCCACCAAGGAGGAAAACAACACCAAagatcttcattttccttcatcaattcttgcttcaaatcttcaccaaatcacctcaaaatttaaccatactttgctaaccacttggagacCCCCCTCAAGCTAGGAAGAGGGCTCGTTTTCCACAGTTTTTCTTGAGGAaaaaggaccaaaaatttctgcttggttcatctaagaaagtaagtgatgatcaaccttTCAATTCTTAGTTTATGAAGACTATCTTGCACTTATAAGCTTATAtaatcatgtgggtagctttatttatgttggaaattggtgtgtgggctctatgaactcccactatggcttgatggactgatttgatgagttgtgatgttattaatgttgaattagtgtttaatctagtggaaatagGTTGTATTGTGGAAGAAAGTTCAAGGGAAGTGAGgagggaatttttctgtttctgCCCTTGCTATGTCCGTGCACATTGGTGCACCtttttgtggtccaattgacttatttatgatgtatatatgttttgtGGATAGTGTGGAAggtttccacaaaaaattacgtgatttggttagccaaatgttgtgatttcgaaagttcatcaaaactggaatttttcccGTATTGCactggcagtgtttttcaaacagCTGTAACTTTTTGCTCCGATGTTAATATCGAGTgtcgtttgtggcactggaaactagacattcccagctttccaacggtataaatggTTGTCCTGATTCCACCTAAGTAATCCGTGCCAACCTTGTAAAGTTGCTTGTTCTATTTCGCGTCCATACTagaagctctgttttgagcagcgaattgatgctcaaatatgagctagttgtggacagatttttaaaatgatttcttctgagaagtTGTAGatttatgaatgtagtttttaACTCCACCAACTACGCTCAATtttaagttgaattgagtgagttgtggccggatttcaaaactgactttgtgacAGAAAACCCTACTTTTGGACtgatttgtaaccaatcttgacttgggacttgttattcgcaATTCTTGGTGCAAATCatctaccaaatgtatcttgaatgtttcttagacattttctacacaaatgaaccatatttgggatgttttcattggccaaaggtttaagaaaagaaaactagaggtgcaaggcagctttgccttggagatttggaaactttgatggttttgttaaccaactttccgaatgaattttcctataaaatttgacagaggaataggcattatatggtaggataatactgtcaaatttggtgccattccgagttcaTTTCGATActcaaacaaagtcccaaaATCCGTGATTTAAATATGGAAAATTGGCCTAACGGTctcaatttttcagcaactttgagctactatatcttagtgctcaaaactccgattcttgttccgcttttgtatttttaactttgattgtaactctaattgattttcaaatgtgagaggctagttcacattttgtgaattttgccgaattttcaaatttggccaaaaaccaaccccgaaactgccTCGACAGCCTAAAACAATAattttgagccaaattttgaatgtcttccatttgaaatcatgaaaaagtgtcttctaggaacttttagtactctggaagaagtttccaacggtaccaagttttcaattttggacttgtagagagtgagatacgatttttcaaaaatcgctcgacaaatctgaaatttccaaatttaaaagaaattgagggtttcaaacTCTCAATCTCCTTTGATATTGCTGGAATGTTgtatacttgatttcaaagatgaaaaaaatcagatttttgcttGTGTACAATAGTACAATATTtcttgataattggggtttatgagtgatagttcattattaattgctcaggcattCAAGAGCACCTCCAAGAGAatctcacgggagacgcctaaTCAATCGCTTGTacttgctacttgaatcactcGATGAGTGTCATGTGTGTGAACTATGTGATATACGTGTTACGTGTTAATTGTTATCAATAAtagaatattttgaaaatgctgagtcgagtgtgtattttttcgcactcgttctcatttaagtgaaatGTACTTGAATTTcgtgacatgaaatacttgaattgcttgaagtgacttgttaagtgaatttaagtgaagtgtttaagTGTTTGTTTATGCtgtggctgcataagtcgatcggagtgaatctcctcgactcaagTGGTAAGTGGGGGACGCCTAAATCTCACTAgctaaccttggactcgagccggcatggggttggtcgggctccttggcgaaccatgagaaaacaaaaccttgatctattaagagatcttgcttggcatactcgagcagtatcgTCCCAAACAAACGACAGGCAGGgccgatacaggggtatgtaaggtgaaaggggacttgataagtgaagttctacggactaaatctacccgattgacggagtgtcaactcgtggagttTCGTGATCGTGCAAATGAAAAATatctcctgagagctcctatatccttgaattgtttctgttcacttttctcgctcgaattgttatttattgcaatattattgctctatttgttaaattgggattgttacttgaacaacgtgcctGCATGTATGTTCTtagcctcacgagcgttttgctcaccctgtagatttgttttccttaatagagAAGGATTTGGAGTGAAGCTCggagaaaccccttttgaatgtacttttgtatttggGTTTTTCAATGTACTGGGTTAGACTCTTgattattatatattttgggATTTGATGTAACCTTTGAGAACTTGATGTAAAGATTGGATACTTGACGTATTTTGGAACTCGTGACGtaagtttgaatgttatttatgggagTGACCTCCCTTTCTTACTTATATCATGTGATGGCTGGTATTTCATTAAGATTGAACGGGAATtgtcgtgagtcctg is drawn from Coffea arabica cultivar ET-39 chromosome 1c, Coffea Arabica ET-39 HiFi, whole genome shotgun sequence and contains these coding sequences:
- the LOC113739346 gene encoding uncharacterized protein is translated as MLLGRPWIHENEIIPSTLHQCFKYCRDGIVKKVTADDKPFTEAETHFADAKFYLHKEAKRKESVREESQDSKVPILRYTPRSKREEGQSSFIRNDTLNVPLTKIEPVKIEKVSLQGFVRPKEEPAVKHYSLPTNRTQEGFNPNAYRLLAKAGYNPNEKNTLGKLPPEVTGERTHGLTPTQKMLKEKGYNVESSSMGLGYQPPSPVRIMIKRASCNYVNEEMEVTSRKRSVFDRLGNKSKRTSVFDRLGPQPKNLKSPVYERLGSKEQEYQVAREESLTPIKKNRPRKRVSNFFMHYGDLFNVRIETIFEEQGQESMASCHHITISDLEEEEEDADDAPAELEQGVKNTVDELKEINLGTSDDPRPIYISSCMTPEEEKEYVDLLLEFRDVFAWNYSEMPGLDPMVAVHNLSVKRGTKPVKQTQRRFRPELIPLIENEINRLIEAGFIREVKYPTWISSIVPVRKKNGQIRVCVDFRDLNESCPKDDFPLPITELTVDATTGHEALSFLDGSSGYNQIHMAPEDEDLTAFRTPKGIYCYKVMPFGLKNAGATYQMAMQRIFDDMLHRNVECYVDDLVVKSKKRGDHIQDLRRVFQRLRRYQLKMNPLKWAFGVTSGKFLGFIVHQRGIEVDRSKIDAIVNMPEPRNIHELKSLQGKLAYIRRFISNLAGRCQPFSRLMKKGVPFE
- the LOC113739357 gene encoding uncharacterized protein; translation: MYLMNPPVLAVPIPGKPLILYISAQERSVGALLAQENDEGKENALYYLSRMMTPNELNYSPIEKLCLALIFVIQKLKHYFQAHTIRLISKSNPIKYVMAKPVLSDRLTRWYLQFQQFKIMYVPAKAIKGQILADFLADHPLPAEWELTDELPDEEVFMVELPWSMYFDGAAHRDGAGAGVVFYTPEADILPYTFTLTRRYSNNVAEYQALILGLETAVDMKQLHLRVYGDSKLVVNQLLGVYDVKKPELIPYYKYARQLMGYLGNVTIEHIPRNFNQQADSLARVASMITLPSHRNQISICQNWVIPPMFDEGNDSEEKNTYHIFVHEIEKEDWRHLIIDYLNHGKLPGDPKKRVDIRRRALRFIYYKGTLYRRSFDGVFLRYLGEDEAMQAMEEAHSGICGAHQSDPKLHFHIKRMGYY